The following proteins are co-located in the Marispirochaeta aestuarii genome:
- a CDS encoding DUF1847 domain-containing protein, translating to MNCTLCTARSCRSTVSCGAETFDPDSLVCDYREDRNASIVESAARLVDGGRAGTLDRVQELVEYIRDQGLKKVGLAYCYGMEKQAARARVRLRESGAKVEAVSCTVGALPQNLVNSKSELKGVSCNPLGQAAQLNAAGPDLTVTMGLCLGHDILFNRYIEGDVTTLAVKDRVHGHSPLKGL from the coding sequence GTGAACTGCACCCTCTGTACCGCCAGATCCTGCCGCAGCACCGTGAGCTGCGGAGCGGAAACCTTCGACCCGGATTCCCTGGTCTGTGATTATCGCGAGGACCGGAACGCAAGCATCGTGGAAAGCGCTGCCCGCCTTGTTGACGGCGGCAGGGCTGGAACTCTCGACAGGGTGCAGGAGCTGGTTGAATATATCCGCGACCAGGGACTAAAAAAGGTCGGTCTTGCCTACTGCTACGGAATGGAGAAGCAGGCCGCCCGTGCCCGCGTCCGCCTCAGGGAGTCCGGGGCAAAGGTCGAGGCCGTATCCTGCACCGTCGGTGCCCTGCCGCAGAACCTGGTCAACAGCAAAAGCGAACTCAAGGGGGTTTCCTGCAACCCCCTGGGGCAGGCTGCCCAGCTGAATGCCGCGGGGCCGGATCTTACGGTAACCATGGGACTCTGCCTGGGCCACGATATCCTCTTCAACCGGTACATCGAGGGCGACGTAACGACCCTGGCGGTGAAAGACCGCGTACACGGACATTCACCGTTGAAAGGGCTGTAA
- a CDS encoding radical SAM/SPASM domain-containing protein has product MTRSKHNIFRKLKDSDNYILLNPLSKQADILSPELAREYEKGNIADPTEFIEKGYLSDEGEENRRYRNAYLSFIEAREAEEVQVFFVPTYACNFACSYCYQESYDHANDSRNPELTDAFFRWLDTELAGRKKYITVFGGEPLLPSSASRNVLERILTKAADRKLSVAVVTNGYELENYIPLLSSASIREVQVTLDGVGVVHDRRRPLHGGGATFDRIVRGIDAALAAGIPINLRAVVDRENLPHLPELARFAIARGWTGNPLFKTQLGRNYELHTCQIDQKKLYSRISLYEELYALIKENPEFLEFHRPAYSVTKFLFEHGELPDPLFDSCPGTKTEWALDYTGKVYACTATVGKKGEELGTFYPEISRRDEAIEEWEDRDVTSIPECANCNLQLTCGGGCAAVAKNTKGKILSPDCRPTDKLLSMGIPLYFTIPGDK; this is encoded by the coding sequence ATGACCCGCTCGAAACATAACATCTTCAGGAAACTGAAGGACTCGGATAATTATATCCTGCTGAATCCCCTGTCAAAGCAGGCGGATATCCTTTCCCCGGAACTGGCCCGGGAGTATGAAAAGGGAAACATCGCGGATCCGACGGAGTTCATTGAAAAGGGTTACCTGTCTGATGAAGGGGAAGAAAACAGGCGTTATCGCAATGCTTACCTCTCTTTTATCGAAGCCAGGGAAGCGGAGGAGGTTCAGGTTTTCTTTGTCCCCACCTATGCCTGCAACTTTGCCTGCTCCTACTGTTACCAGGAGAGTTATGACCACGCGAACGACAGCCGTAATCCGGAGCTTACCGATGCTTTTTTCCGCTGGCTCGATACGGAACTGGCGGGACGAAAAAAGTACATAACTGTTTTCGGCGGCGAGCCCCTCCTCCCTTCCTCAGCTTCCCGGAATGTGCTGGAGAGAATCCTGACAAAGGCGGCGGATCGTAAGCTGAGCGTAGCGGTTGTGACCAACGGGTATGAGCTGGAGAACTATATTCCCCTTTTATCCTCAGCTAGTATCCGGGAGGTCCAGGTTACCCTCGACGGGGTGGGGGTGGTCCATGACAGACGGCGTCCCCTGCATGGAGGCGGTGCCACCTTTGACCGGATCGTCCGGGGGATCGACGCGGCTCTGGCGGCGGGAATCCCGATCAACCTGCGGGCAGTTGTGGACAGGGAGAATCTGCCCCATCTGCCGGAGCTCGCCCGGTTCGCCATCGCACGGGGATGGACAGGGAATCCTCTCTTCAAGACCCAGCTCGGCAGAAATTACGAACTTCATACCTGTCAGATCGATCAGAAGAAGCTCTACTCCCGGATCAGCCTGTATGAGGAACTCTATGCGCTGATAAAAGAGAACCCAGAGTTTCTGGAGTTCCATCGGCCCGCGTATTCGGTGACCAAATTCCTTTTTGAACACGGAGAACTGCCGGACCCCCTCTTTGACTCCTGTCCCGGGACCAAGACCGAATGGGCCCTGGACTATACCGGAAAGGTCTACGCCTGTACGGCCACGGTGGGTAAAAAGGGAGAGGAACTGGGAACTTTTTATCCGGAAATATCCCGGAGGGACGAGGCCATAGAGGAGTGGGAAGACCGGGACGTCACCTCCATTCCCGAATGTGCGAACTGCAATCTGCAGCTTACCTGCGGCGGCGGCTGTGCCGCAGTGGCGAAAAACACAAAGGGTAAAATTCTGTCACCGGATTGCCGGCCCACGGACAAGCTGCTGAGCATGGGAATACCCCTCTATTTTACTATACCAGGAGACAAATAA
- the ald gene encoding alanine dehydrogenase — MILGCPKEIKKQEYRVGLTPHCVSAYSRRGHKVLVQKGAGEGSGFEDQEYAEAGARLVETAAEAWAADMVVKVKEPLPEEYRFFRRDLILYTYLHLAAAEELTREMLETKVKGIAYETIQTDDGHLPCLTPMSEIAGRLSVQEGAKYLEKTFGGRGVLLGGVPGVERGKVAILGGGVVGMNACKIAVGMGAEVTILDISTARLAYMDDIFQTQITTLVSSERNIEKIARESDVIIGAVLIPGAKAPRLIRREHLKLMKKGAVLVDVAVDQGGCFETTRATYHDDPVYLVDNVIHYCVANMPGAVARTSTLALTNATLNHGLLLADRGVEAACAESAPLRRGLNTLDGRCTHRGVAEAFGIAYTDPATLL, encoded by the coding sequence ATGATACTAGGCTGTCCAAAGGAAATAAAAAAGCAGGAATACCGGGTGGGACTGACGCCCCACTGCGTTTCCGCCTATTCCCGGCGGGGACACAAGGTTCTGGTTCAGAAAGGAGCCGGGGAAGGTTCCGGTTTCGAGGACCAGGAATACGCGGAAGCGGGAGCCAGACTCGTGGAGACAGCCGCGGAAGCCTGGGCCGCCGATATGGTGGTCAAGGTAAAGGAACCCCTGCCGGAGGAGTATCGGTTCTTCCGCAGAGACCTGATTCTCTATACCTATCTGCACCTGGCTGCGGCGGAGGAATTGACCCGGGAGATGCTCGAAACGAAGGTAAAAGGTATCGCCTATGAAACAATCCAGACCGATGACGGGCACCTGCCCTGTCTTACACCCATGAGCGAGATCGCAGGACGACTGAGCGTACAGGAGGGGGCCAAGTACCTGGAAAAGACCTTCGGAGGCCGGGGTGTTCTGCTGGGAGGGGTCCCTGGAGTCGAACGCGGAAAGGTGGCCATCCTCGGCGGCGGTGTCGTCGGCATGAACGCCTGTAAAATCGCCGTAGGCATGGGAGCGGAGGTAACCATCCTGGATATCAGCACAGCCCGGCTGGCCTACATGGACGATATATTCCAGACGCAGATAACAACCCTGGTTTCCAGTGAACGGAATATTGAAAAGATCGCCCGGGAGAGCGATGTGATTATAGGGGCAGTCCTGATTCCCGGAGCAAAAGCACCGCGGCTGATCCGGAGGGAACACCTCAAGCTGATGAAAAAAGGCGCCGTGCTGGTGGATGTCGCCGTGGACCAGGGGGGCTGCTTCGAAACAACCAGGGCCACCTATCATGATGACCCGGTCTATCTTGTGGATAATGTAATCCATTACTGCGTGGCAAATATGCCCGGTGCCGTCGCCCGCACATCCACCCTGGCCCTGACAAACGCCACCCTGAACCATGGCCTGCTCCTTGCCGACAGGGGGGTGGAAGCCGCCTGCGCGGAATCAGCCCCTTTACGAAGGGGTCTGAACACCCTCGACGGCAGATGCACCCACCGGGGTGTGGCGGAGGCCTTCGGCATCGCCTACACCGATCCCGCAACACTGCTATAG
- a CDS encoding FAD-dependent oxidoreductase has product MAGKITEINQDQYEAAVLNKPLAVLDFYSTECPPCEALATKFEPLSELYGDDVAFVKIFRQENRELAKKLDVTGSPTLLFYKDGEIVGDRLAGGIKRSDIMRNLDALLPEEKVKEIRAKIEEKTTETDVVVLGGGPAGLTAGVYLAQARLKTILVDIALPGGYVATTHQVSNYPGFVEAQNGYMLSHYMSEQAKANGVEFRAAVEIDYVDLDCRCLKIDGYETIKARKLVIATGSRPRPLGVPGEQEYAGNGISYCATCDAKYFQDKEVVVIGGGNSAIEESLFISKFAKKITVVHQFDHLQANREAQEKAFADPAIEFLFEHEPREFRKYGSMDMGVVVEDLKTGERREVRTNGIFVFVGFMPNIEMFDDRLKLDQWGYLQTDEEMRTNLPGVFAAGDVKSKRYRQITTAVSDGTIAAIAVTKEME; this is encoded by the coding sequence ATGGCTGGAAAAATTACAGAGATCAATCAGGACCAGTATGAGGCGGCGGTACTGAACAAACCGCTGGCGGTACTGGACTTTTATTCCACGGAATGCCCTCCCTGTGAGGCGCTGGCTACCAAATTCGAACCCTTAAGCGAGCTGTATGGGGACGATGTGGCTTTTGTAAAGATATTCCGTCAGGAAAACCGTGAACTCGCAAAGAAGCTGGATGTTACCGGATCACCCACTCTGCTTTTTTATAAAGACGGGGAGATCGTTGGAGACAGGCTTGCGGGGGGAATCAAGCGGTCCGACATCATGCGGAACCTCGACGCCCTGCTGCCGGAGGAAAAGGTAAAAGAGATCCGCGCTAAGATTGAAGAGAAGACCACCGAAACGGACGTGGTCGTCCTCGGCGGCGGCCCCGCGGGTCTTACCGCAGGTGTTTATCTCGCCCAGGCCAGGTTAAAGACCATCCTCGTGGATATAGCCCTTCCCGGCGGCTACGTTGCCACTACCCACCAGGTTTCCAACTACCCGGGCTTTGTGGAGGCTCAGAACGGCTACATGCTTTCCCATTATATGAGTGAGCAGGCTAAAGCCAACGGTGTCGAGTTCCGGGCGGCAGTGGAGATCGACTACGTGGATCTGGACTGCAGGTGTCTCAAAATAGACGGCTACGAGACCATCAAAGCCCGGAAGCTGGTCATTGCCACCGGCTCCCGGCCGCGGCCCCTGGGTGTTCCCGGAGAGCAGGAATACGCCGGAAACGGTATCTCCTACTGCGCCACCTGCGACGCCAAGTATTTCCAGGATAAAGAGGTTGTGGTTATCGGGGGCGGCAACTCCGCCATCGAAGAGAGCCTGTTTATCAGCAAATTCGCCAAAAAGATCACCGTGGTACACCAGTTCGACCATTTGCAGGCCAACAGGGAGGCTCAGGAGAAGGCCTTTGCCGATCCGGCAATCGAGTTCCTGTTCGAGCATGAACCGAGGGAGTTCAGGAAGTACGGCAGCATGGATATGGGAGTCGTTGTGGAAGATCTCAAGACCGGGGAGCGCAGGGAGGTCCGGACCAACGGAATTTTTGTTTTCGTAGGCTTTATGCCCAATATAGAGATGTTCGACGACCGGCTGAAACTGGACCAGTGGGGGTACCTGCAGACCGACGAGGAGATGCGTACAAACCTTCCCGGGGTTTTCGCTGCGGGAGACGTTAAATCCAAACGCTACCGGCAGATAACCACCGCGGTTTCCGACGGCACAATAGCAGCCATTGCGGTTACCAAAGAGATGGAATAA
- a CDS encoding MarR family transcriptional regulator: MATIAVGNEALKQPERLIDLVIDFKNRCNIEEKIGSRYGLSPREVMTIFLLNNISMSSKELSMRLGVSTSRGSRIIGGLLDRGLLVSEQDADDRRSSIIRLSSAGKEHLKDLSRIKDTCERDFLEKLDTRQIEQVRQGMKLLLQVV, translated from the coding sequence ATGGCAACAATTGCTGTGGGCAACGAAGCGCTTAAACAACCTGAACGACTTATCGATCTCGTAATAGACTTCAAAAACCGCTGTAATATCGAGGAAAAAATCGGCAGCAGATACGGACTTTCCCCCCGGGAGGTCATGACGATTTTCCTGCTGAATAATATCAGCATGAGCTCAAAGGAGCTGTCCATGAGGCTCGGGGTCTCAACATCCAGAGGAAGCCGTATTATCGGAGGCCTTCTTGACCGGGGACTGCTCGTTTCGGAACAGGATGCCGATGACCGGCGCAGCTCAATAATACGACTTTCCTCTGCAGGGAAGGAGCATCTGAAGGATCTCAGCCGGATAAAGGACACCTGCGAACGTGATTTCCTTGAAAAGCTTGACACCAGGCAGATCGAACAGGTTCGACAGGGCATGAAACTTCTGCTGCAGGTTGTATGA
- a CDS encoding methyltransferase domain-containing protein gives MTETQSCCTAQSQSTVSSINVRYSELAETSCCLSCGGAINHAAAAPGETCVDLGSGRGLDLIRLAEETGTGGRVIGIDISDGMIRKAERNLEKFGISNGQVIKTDLEHLKLDDATVDLVISNCTINHAEDKQKVWNEVFRILKPGGRFVVSDIYSTAPVPEKYRNDPEAVAECWAGSVTRDEYLMHLQNAGFAEISVLEESAPYPKGEIEVSSWTIRGYKPGKKS, from the coding sequence ATGACGGAAACACAATCCTGCTGCACTGCACAGTCGCAAAGCACGGTCAGCAGTATAAATGTACGATACAGTGAGCTGGCAGAAACATCCTGCTGTCTCTCCTGTGGAGGTGCCATCAACCATGCGGCAGCTGCCCCTGGAGAGACCTGCGTCGATCTGGGCAGCGGCCGGGGTCTCGACCTGATACGCCTCGCGGAAGAGACAGGTACGGGCGGGCGGGTTATCGGAATCGATATATCCGATGGTATGATCCGCAAAGCTGAACGCAACCTGGAGAAATTCGGCATCAGCAACGGACAGGTAATTAAAACCGACCTGGAACACCTGAAGCTCGATGATGCAACGGTTGATCTGGTTATCAGCAACTGCACCATCAATCATGCCGAGGACAAACAGAAGGTCTGGAACGAGGTATTCCGCATACTCAAGCCCGGTGGACGTTTTGTGGTGAGCGACATTTACAGTACCGCGCCGGTCCCGGAAAAATACCGTAACGACCCGGAGGCGGTCGCGGAATGCTGGGCGGGTTCCGTAACCCGTGATGAATACCTTATGCATCTTCAGAACGCCGGCTTCGCCGAAATCAGCGTTCTGGAAGAGAGCGCTCCCTACCCCAAGGGAGAAATTGAAGTATCCAGCTGGACTATCCGGGGATACAAGCCCGGAAAGAAAAGCTGA
- a CDS encoding sigma 54-interacting transcriptional regulator codes for MSKHERDHREGSSELAVRLILIAPFKSFADRFEATFHEHNARHVSAPYEIYKYDLNTLIAEGAEEIKSIDLDCDVVIARGFTAADLASRNTYIPVVEVAVEATDILDRMVEARRLFPDSKIAVVGSSNMVMGIERISTLSGIEARAFTCEDREEIEKIVHNLARSNYGVVIGGVRTIDYARNMGMEALLLESSREAMWHAITQAKKYAYINRKERERRHSLSTVLNQTNEGIIFLNREHKIDVFNMAASRILGIQSNRALGKRIDQILPSPQFTGFLSNSKVQKDEIIELSKARLAISKSPVYILGDRIGTVITFQDETHIQHLESRVRVHQHAHGHVARHTFDDILGTSQPIRSAVRMAKQYSQVDSNVIITGQTGTGKEIFAQSIHNHSSRRDGPFVAVNCAALPESLLESELFGYVEGAFTGAAKGGKAGLFELAHRGTIFLDEISEMPPLLQGHLLRVVQEKEIRRLGHDRVIPIDVRIIAAANRDLASLVKAGQFRSDLYYRLHILHLHLPTLDERKDDIPLMVEHWVRWYSREFGFYDVRVTEEARHALAAYSWPGNLRQLMGVCEQLVVLHQKDTIDAESVHAVMGGDHGAGMNKIAPDPESIAPSDIRGFKPVLPQDKEHFEREKILSVLQLCANNRTLAARMLGVSRTTLWRHMQKLEI; via the coding sequence ATGAGTAAACACGAAAGGGATCACAGAGAAGGATCCTCTGAGCTGGCAGTCCGCTTGATCCTGATTGCCCCTTTCAAGTCATTTGCCGATCGTTTTGAAGCCACGTTTCATGAGCATAATGCCAGGCACGTGAGCGCCCCCTATGAAATTTACAAGTACGACCTGAATACCCTTATCGCCGAAGGAGCCGAAGAGATAAAATCCATAGACCTGGATTGCGATGTGGTTATTGCCCGGGGTTTTACCGCCGCGGATCTTGCAAGCCGCAATACCTATATTCCTGTTGTCGAGGTTGCCGTGGAGGCAACGGATATCCTCGACAGGATGGTAGAGGCCCGCCGTCTTTTTCCTGACAGCAAGATCGCCGTTGTAGGGTCCTCCAACATGGTGATGGGGATCGAACGGATATCCACCTTAAGCGGAATCGAAGCCCGGGCTTTTACCTGTGAGGACAGGGAGGAGATCGAGAAAATCGTACATAATCTGGCCCGCAGCAATTACGGGGTCGTAATAGGCGGGGTACGGACCATTGACTATGCACGCAACATGGGGATGGAAGCTCTGCTGCTGGAATCCAGCAGAGAGGCTATGTGGCATGCCATTACCCAGGCAAAAAAGTACGCCTATATAAACCGCAAGGAACGGGAGCGCCGGCACAGTCTTTCCACGGTGCTGAACCAGACGAATGAGGGCATCATATTCCTGAACAGAGAACACAAAATCGACGTTTTTAATATGGCCGCCTCTCGTATTCTCGGGATACAGTCGAACAGAGCCCTGGGAAAACGAATCGACCAGATCCTTCCCAGCCCCCAGTTCACCGGCTTTCTGAGCAACTCCAAGGTTCAGAAGGACGAGATCATCGAGCTGAGCAAAGCCCGCCTCGCCATAAGCAAGAGTCCCGTCTACATACTGGGGGACCGAATCGGTACGGTAATTACATTTCAGGATGAAACCCACATCCAGCATCTCGAGAGCCGGGTCAGGGTCCATCAGCACGCCCATGGTCATGTGGCCAGACACACCTTTGATGATATTCTGGGCACAAGCCAGCCCATACGATCCGCGGTCAGGATGGCAAAGCAGTACAGTCAGGTGGATTCTAACGTCATAATCACCGGACAGACCGGTACGGGAAAGGAGATTTTTGCCCAGAGTATTCACAACCACAGTTCCCGCAGGGACGGCCCCTTCGTGGCCGTCAACTGCGCTGCCCTGCCGGAATCTCTTCTGGAGAGCGAACTCTTCGGATACGTTGAAGGGGCCTTCACCGGCGCGGCGAAGGGGGGCAAGGCGGGTCTGTTTGAACTGGCCCACCGGGGAACGATTTTTCTGGATGAGATTTCCGAGATGCCCCCCCTGCTCCAGGGACACCTGCTGCGGGTTGTTCAGGAAAAAGAGATACGGCGGCTGGGTCACGACCGGGTTATTCCCATCGACGTCCGGATAATCGCCGCTGCAAACCGCGATCTTGCAAGCCTGGTCAAGGCCGGCCAGTTCCGGAGCGATCTGTACTACCGTCTGCACATACTGCACCTTCATCTTCCGACCCTGGACGAACGCAAAGACGACATACCTCTCATGGTGGAACACTGGGTGCGCTGGTACTCACGGGAGTTCGGTTTTTACGACGTGCGGGTTACCGAAGAAGCCAGACATGCCCTGGCAGCTTATTCATGGCCCGGAAATCTTCGTCAACTCATGGGAGTATGCGAACAGCTTGTGGTGCTGCATCAGAAAGATACCATCGATGCAGAAAGCGTGCATGCAGTAATGGGGGGAGATCATGGTGCCGGCATGAACAAGATTGCGCCGGATCCCGAGTCGATTGCTCCATCGGATATACGCGGATTCAAACCTGTCCTGCCCCAGGATAAGGAACACTTCGAGCGGGAAAAAATCCTGTCCGTACTCCAGCTTTGCGCCAACAATCGCACCCTGGCGGCACGCATGCTGGGAGTAAGCCGCACTACCCTCTGGAGGCATATGCAGAAGCTCGAGATCTGA
- a CDS encoding 3-isopropylmalate dehydratase small subunit, protein MKTGYTGKAHLFGKNIDTDQIYPGQYLELVEPDEIARHCLEGADPSFASKLQPGDIVVAGTNFGCGSSREHAAIALKHAGVAAVVAESFARIFYRNAINLALPLLVCKGISSRVESGDTLKIDLEQGTVTNSRTGKVLEGEKLSSYAMNILDKGGIKAIFLDKTRGKTR, encoded by the coding sequence ATGAAGACCGGATACACAGGAAAAGCCCACCTCTTTGGAAAAAACATAGACACGGACCAGATCTACCCGGGACAGTACCTCGAGCTGGTGGAACCTGACGAGATAGCCCGGCACTGCCTTGAGGGGGCTGATCCCTCCTTCGCCTCAAAGCTTCAGCCCGGGGACATCGTCGTTGCGGGTACAAACTTCGGCTGCGGCTCGAGCCGGGAGCACGCAGCCATAGCACTGAAGCATGCCGGCGTTGCGGCGGTGGTGGCCGAGTCCTTTGCCCGCATCTTTTACCGCAACGCCATCAACCTGGCCCTGCCGCTTCTGGTGTGCAAGGGAATTTCCTCCCGGGTGGAAAGCGGAGACACACTAAAAATCGATCTGGAACAGGGGACCGTTACTAATTCCCGGACTGGAAAAGTCCTTGAAGGGGAGAAGCTCTCCTCCTACGCCATGAATATCCTCGACAAGGGGGGCATAAAGGCGATATTTCTTGATAAGACCCGGGGGAAGACACGTTGA
- a CDS encoding tripartite tricarboxylate transporter substrate binding protein → MMKRLLIVLLITALAAPLMFANGEAEQGGQAAAKSAEWPTRPIEVIVPAGPGGDTDVNSRILAKYLEKELGQPVVVVNVGGAGGSLGSRRVLDAKPDGNTILFFHPGLLLNKLLGLVDYSFQDYKLGGLAVLDETNAFVGSAKAPYKDMRDITEASKKNPESISFATEVGSFTHLHLLAYQQAAGVKLNIVDVGGAAAKTAALLGNQIDIIGTQYGLVSDYIKSGDFHALGVMSDKRNPSFPDVPTFKEMGYDVSFTKFFYYAFPKETPDSIVETFTAALKNVVNNPDYAAEAKKTLLVTATYMTPDDTFDFLSKQEAMYKSIMGK, encoded by the coding sequence ATGATGAAACGCCTACTGATTGTTTTATTGATAACTGCGCTGGCGGCGCCCCTGATGTTCGCCAACGGTGAGGCTGAACAGGGCGGGCAGGCAGCTGCGAAATCCGCTGAGTGGCCCACCAGGCCTATCGAAGTAATCGTTCCTGCAGGTCCCGGCGGCGACACCGATGTCAACAGCCGTATTCTCGCAAAGTACCTTGAAAAGGAACTCGGACAGCCGGTGGTTGTTGTGAATGTCGGCGGAGCCGGCGGTTCCCTGGGGAGCCGGAGAGTACTGGATGCCAAACCCGACGGCAACACCATTCTCTTCTTCCATCCCGGACTTCTGCTGAACAAGCTTCTCGGCCTTGTTGACTACTCCTTCCAGGACTACAAACTCGGCGGACTCGCTGTTCTCGACGAAACCAATGCTTTTGTTGGAAGCGCAAAGGCTCCCTACAAGGACATGAGGGACATTACAGAAGCATCAAAGAAGAACCCCGAGAGTATCTCCTTTGCAACCGAGGTAGGTTCCTTCACTCACCTGCATCTGCTGGCATACCAGCAGGCCGCCGGTGTAAAGCTGAATATCGTCGACGTCGGCGGTGCTGCTGCCAAGACTGCGGCACTTCTTGGTAACCAGATTGATATTATCGGTACCCAGTACGGTCTTGTCTCCGACTATATCAAAAGCGGCGACTTTCATGCCCTGGGCGTTATGTCCGATAAGAGGAATCCATCTTTCCCCGATGTTCCCACCTTCAAGGAAATGGGCTATGACGTCTCCTTTACAAAATTCTTCTACTATGCTTTTCCCAAGGAGACCCCGGACAGCATCGTAGAGACCTTTACCGCAGCCCTGAAAAACGTGGTCAACAACCCCGACTACGCCGCCGAGGCCAAAAAGACTCTGCTGGTAACCGCCACCTATATGACTCCTGACGACACCTTCGACTTCCTGAGCAAGCAGGAAGCGATGTACAAGTCTATCATGGGCAAATAG
- a CDS encoding 3-isopropylmalate dehydratase large subunit encodes MHAVEKMLARAAGVDSVTPGEILNCSVDFIELNDLYLQVVRSFYEMGGTKVWDPTKISFVFDHYSPAPTIRTAQIHKEMRDFAREQGLTHHFDINAGVCHQVMPEAGLIRPGMILVATDSHTTTHGAFGAFGTGIGATDAATVLISGELWFRVPEVIKIEITGKPRTGVYAKDVILHIIGKLKADAAVYQAVEFCGEYVEGLGVSERMAVCNMAVEMGAKTAWMKPNRAVLDYVEERFGTDYILDETDPGYTYAGEHFFDVSSLEPQLACPHSVDNVFPFSEVSPVKVDQAFIGSCTGGRLEDLEAAAQVVKGRKIAPATRMVVIPASMEVYKKAMEKGYVQTLIEAGATFNAPGCGPCLGTHAGILARGEVCVSSTNRNFPGRMGSPEAEIYLGSPALVAASALEGSLADPGKYLDTPQGASV; translated from the coding sequence GTGCACGCAGTAGAAAAGATGCTCGCCCGGGCGGCGGGGGTCGATTCCGTTACACCCGGGGAGATCCTGAACTGCTCGGTTGATTTTATCGAACTCAACGATTTGTACCTTCAGGTGGTCCGTTCCTTTTACGAGATGGGAGGCACAAAGGTCTGGGACCCGACGAAGATATCTTTTGTATTTGACCATTATTCCCCGGCCCCGACGATACGCACCGCCCAGATCCACAAGGAGATGCGGGACTTCGCCAGGGAACAGGGCCTTACCCATCACTTTGATATCAATGCAGGGGTCTGTCATCAGGTTATGCCCGAGGCTGGGCTGATCCGTCCGGGTATGATCCTGGTGGCCACGGATTCCCATACAACTACCCACGGGGCCTTCGGGGCCTTCGGTACCGGAATCGGGGCAACCGACGCTGCCACGGTGCTGATATCCGGGGAACTCTGGTTCAGGGTCCCGGAAGTAATAAAAATCGAGATTACCGGCAAGCCCCGGACCGGGGTCTATGCCAAGGATGTGATTCTTCACATCATCGGAAAGCTCAAGGCGGATGCGGCGGTCTACCAGGCGGTGGAGTTCTGCGGGGAGTACGTGGAAGGCCTGGGGGTATCGGAGCGGATGGCCGTCTGCAATATGGCGGTGGAAATGGGAGCCAAGACCGCCTGGATGAAGCCCAACCGGGCCGTGCTGGATTACGTGGAAGAGCGTTTCGGGACTGATTACATCCTGGACGAGACCGATCCGGGCTACACCTACGCCGGGGAGCACTTCTTCGATGTATCCTCCCTGGAGCCCCAGCTTGCCTGTCCCCACAGTGTGGACAATGTGTTTCCTTTTTCGGAGGTTTCCCCGGTGAAGGTGGACCAGGCATTCATCGGTTCCTGTACCGGCGGACGTCTGGAGGACCTGGAGGCTGCGGCACAGGTGGTAAAGGGAAGGAAAATAGCCCCTGCCACGCGGATGGTCGTAATTCCAGCCTCCATGGAGGTATACAAAAAAGCCATGGAAAAGGGCTACGTACAGACCCTGATCGAAGCCGGTGCAACCTTCAACGCCCCCGGCTGCGGCCCCTGCCTGGGGACTCATGCGGGAATCCTGGCCAGGGGAGAAGTCTGCGTCTCCTCCACGAACAGAAATTTCCCGGGACGCATGGGAAGCCCGGAAGCAGAGATCTACCTTGGTTCCCCGGCCCTGGTGGCCGCCTCCGCCCTGGAAGGCAGCCTGGCGGATCCCGGCAAATACCTCGACACCCCTCAAGGAGCATCAGTATGA